One window from the genome of Spirosoma rhododendri encodes:
- a CDS encoding SusC/RagA family TonB-linked outer membrane protein, with protein MNKILLGSWLLTFLFCLSAVAQDGTISGRVTSSDDGSGLPGVTVQVRGANRGTTTDANGNYRLTATSANTLVFSFIGYVTQEAAVDNRSVINVSLVGDSQQLSEVVVIGYGTQQRQRVTSSISEVKGDAIANLATPSFDQQLAGRAAGVQVSTPSGILGQAPVIRIRGINSISSGASPLIVVDGVPLITGNQSGTTPTNPLGDINPQDIESYDVLKDGAATAIYGSRAANGVILITTKKGRKNSGVRVNLDVQGGVTNPITRFDLLNAQEFVQISNEKSANAGGQTIAALDANNTNTDWQNQIFRQGTSSNYNLSIAGGGERTNYYTSVGFNKQVGAIRPNDQTRFSFLSNIDHSFNKFLSVGAKVQVARTINNGLNTGTNALSGNITAAARLLPNVPVYDASNPTGYNISPDGAILGSGANSRNIDNNYTNIRFVIDNNKLGATTTRILPTAFVNITPFSGLSLRSQVGADYTDVRTLLSYDPRHGDGRGSNGIVSQTSREVIRWNVQNVLNFDRDFGGHNIGLTLGTEYQKTTTSSFTAGGQNFSDRFFLQNGLITGNYATQLSSGTFVPSGFDSYFGRLQYSYRDKYLASFSARNDGLSSLPLANRRGTFIGGSLGYRIAQEDFYKNSSLARVMNDLKIRASYAEVGNTEIGSFPYVGTFSAAQYGSQNGIGFGQAGNLDLRWERSKKIDIGLDLGFLSNRITASFDFFRNNIDGLILAAPTPSSLGIPNNSINRNVGAMYNQGFEAAVTVDAINKGGFRWNVSANFTTLNNKIEALNKNNEGVDQDIIYTYNINRVGYAVGSIYGYEYAGVNSSNGNPMYYKADGSIVQRILSSGNYAVYDPNSPSSVAQSATLNATTDRKILGNTNPTYYGGVTNSFSYGGFDLQVFVRYSGGNKIMNVTRQETLLNQDFNNNGREILNRWQREGDVTDVPRLYLSRTAQANQTGNAISRFVEKGDFVRIQNIVVGYTLPKGLLGRGAFPINSLRVYAQVQNAFTFTKYKGLDPEINANVGVDNENSQFGVDYNTNPQLRVITFGLSLGL; from the coding sequence ATGAACAAAATTTTATTAGGAAGCTGGTTATTGACTTTCCTGTTCTGCCTATCGGCAGTGGCGCAGGACGGCACGATCAGCGGCCGAGTCACTTCATCAGATGATGGTTCCGGGCTACCGGGCGTAACTGTCCAGGTACGGGGAGCCAATCGAGGCACAACGACCGACGCCAATGGTAATTACCGACTGACCGCTACGTCAGCCAACACACTTGTCTTTAGTTTTATCGGTTACGTTACGCAGGAAGCAGCCGTCGATAATCGGTCGGTGATCAATGTTTCGCTCGTTGGCGATTCGCAGCAGCTAAGTGAAGTCGTCGTTATTGGCTACGGTACACAGCAGCGGCAACGCGTCACGTCGTCGATTTCCGAAGTGAAGGGTGACGCTATCGCGAATCTGGCTACACCAAGTTTCGATCAGCAGCTGGCCGGTCGGGCAGCGGGTGTGCAGGTGTCGACGCCATCGGGTATTCTGGGTCAGGCACCCGTTATCCGGATTCGGGGGATCAACTCGATCTCGTCGGGTGCCAGTCCATTGATCGTTGTCGATGGGGTTCCGCTTATCACGGGCAACCAGAGCGGTACTACGCCCACCAACCCGCTGGGCGACATCAACCCGCAGGACATTGAGTCATATGACGTGCTGAAAGACGGTGCGGCAACGGCTATTTACGGCTCGCGGGCTGCCAACGGCGTTATCCTGATTACGACCAAAAAAGGCCGTAAAAACAGCGGTGTTCGCGTAAACCTCGATGTGCAGGGTGGCGTTACGAACCCGATCACGCGTTTCGATCTGCTGAACGCGCAGGAGTTCGTTCAGATTTCAAATGAGAAAAGCGCGAACGCTGGTGGGCAAACGATTGCCGCACTGGACGCTAACAACACGAATACCGACTGGCAAAACCAGATTTTCCGGCAGGGTACGTCGAGCAACTACAACTTGAGTATTGCCGGGGGTGGTGAGCGGACCAACTACTATACGTCGGTTGGTTTTAACAAGCAGGTCGGAGCGATCCGGCCCAACGATCAGACGCGTTTCTCGTTCCTGAGCAACATCGACCACAGCTTCAACAAGTTTTTGTCGGTTGGCGCGAAAGTACAGGTAGCCCGTACGATCAACAACGGTCTGAACACCGGTACGAACGCCCTGTCGGGTAATATCACGGCGGCTGCGCGGCTGCTGCCTAACGTTCCGGTATACGATGCCAGCAACCCAACCGGCTACAACATTTCGCCCGATGGGGCCATTCTGGGTTCGGGTGCCAACAGCCGCAACATCGATAACAACTACACCAACATCCGGTTCGTTATCGACAACAACAAGCTTGGCGCAACGACCACGCGGATTCTGCCAACGGCTTTCGTTAACATCACGCCGTTTTCGGGGCTAAGCCTGCGCTCGCAGGTGGGTGCCGACTACACCGATGTTCGCACACTGCTCTCCTACGACCCCCGTCATGGTGACGGTCGTGGCTCGAACGGTATCGTCAGTCAGACGTCGCGTGAGGTGATTCGCTGGAACGTTCAGAACGTCCTGAACTTCGACCGCGATTTCGGTGGTCATAACATCGGCCTGACGCTGGGTACCGAATATCAGAAAACCACAACTTCGTCGTTCACCGCCGGTGGTCAGAACTTTTCGGACCGCTTTTTCCTCCAGAACGGCCTGATTACCGGTAACTACGCGACGCAGTTGTCGAGCGGTACGTTCGTACCGTCAGGCTTCGACTCGTACTTCGGTCGACTCCAGTACAGCTACCGCGATAAGTATCTGGCTTCGTTCAGCGCCCGTAACGATGGTCTGTCGTCGCTGCCGCTGGCCAACCGCCGGGGTACGTTCATTGGTGGATCACTCGGTTACCGCATTGCACAGGAAGATTTCTACAAAAATTCCAGCCTTGCGCGGGTCATGAACGACCTGAAAATCCGGGCCAGCTACGCCGAAGTGGGTAACACGGAAATTGGTAGCTTCCCATACGTTGGCACCTTCTCGGCCGCGCAGTACGGCTCCCAGAACGGTATCGGTTTTGGGCAGGCGGGCAACCTCGATCTGCGCTGGGAGCGAAGCAAGAAAATCGACATCGGTTTGGATCTGGGCTTCCTCAGTAACCGAATCACGGCCAGCTTCGACTTCTTCCGCAACAACATCGACGGGCTGATTCTGGCGGCACCAACGCCAAGCTCGCTGGGTATTCCCAACAACTCGATCAACCGGAACGTCGGGGCGATGTACAACCAGGGTTTTGAAGCAGCCGTTACCGTCGACGCGATCAACAAAGGTGGTTTCCGCTGGAATGTCAGTGCCAACTTCACGACGCTGAACAACAAAATCGAAGCCCTCAACAAAAACAACGAAGGCGTCGATCAGGACATCATCTACACGTACAACATCAACCGGGTTGGCTACGCTGTCGGCTCAATTTACGGGTATGAGTACGCCGGTGTAAACTCGTCGAACGGTAACCCGATGTACTACAAAGCAGATGGGTCTATCGTACAGCGCATCCTGTCGTCGGGCAACTACGCCGTATACGACCCCAACAGCCCTTCGTCGGTGGCGCAGTCTGCCACCCTTAATGCCACTACCGACCGGAAGATTCTGGGCAACACGAACCCAACCTATTACGGTGGTGTAACGAACTCGTTCAGCTACGGCGGTTTCGACCTGCAAGTGTTTGTACGCTATTCGGGCGGCAACAAGATCATGAACGTGACGCGTCAGGAAACCCTGCTGAACCAAGATTTCAACAACAACGGCCGCGAAATTCTGAACCGCTGGCAGCGTGAGGGCGACGTCACCGACGTACCCCGCCTGTATCTGTCGCGTACGGCGCAGGCCAACCAGACGGGTAACGCCATCAGCCGGTTTGTGGAAAAGGGCGATTTTGTACGTATCCAGAACATTGTGGTTGGCTACACCCTGCCGAAGGGCCTGCTGGGCCGCGGTGCATTCCCGATCAACAGCCTGCGGGTTTATGCACAGGTGCAGAACGCGTTCACCTTCACGAAATACAAGGGACTTGATCCCGAAATCAATGCCAACGTAGGTGTCGACAACGAAAACAGTCAGTTTGGTGTCGATTACAACACCAACCCGCAACTGCGGGTGATCACCTTCGGTCTGAGCCTTGGCCTGTAA